From a single Adhaeribacter swui genomic region:
- a CDS encoding DMT family transporter, with amino-acid sequence MASFRHYLELHFIVFVWGFTAILGKLISIPAVELVFLRTFIAATALAIIIKFTGKSYRIGRKPIIKIIGVGMMIAAHWMLFFASARVSSVSICLAGMATSSLWTAILEPLFFKKKIKPHEIGLALLIFFGLYLIFQFEFDHALGILMGVGSAMLGAAFSIINSRLTRTYSPINITCYEMVGACIGTALFMPFYQLFLSPDNTLHFVLTTMDWVYLLTLALVCTVYPFTGSVRLMQRIPIFNMNLSINLEPVYGIVFAYFIFGESEHMSTGFYLGALIILFSVFIHPFLDRRYESRQLQSTLPNGIGGVGHE; translated from the coding sequence ATGGCTTCGTTCCGGCATTATTTAGAACTGCATTTTATTGTATTTGTGTGGGGGTTTACCGCTATCCTGGGCAAGTTAATTTCTATTCCGGCGGTGGAGCTGGTATTTCTCCGCACCTTTATTGCCGCTACTGCTTTAGCAATAATCATAAAGTTTACCGGCAAATCGTACCGCATTGGCCGCAAACCCATCATTAAAATAATTGGCGTAGGTATGATGATAGCGGCGCATTGGATGTTGTTTTTTGCATCGGCACGGGTATCATCTGTTTCTATTTGCCTGGCTGGTATGGCTACCAGTAGTTTATGGACGGCAATTCTGGAACCATTATTTTTTAAAAAGAAAATTAAACCGCACGAAATTGGTTTAGCCTTACTGATATTTTTTGGTTTATACCTGATTTTTCAATTTGAATTTGACCACGCTCTGGGCATATTAATGGGCGTTGGCTCGGCCATGCTGGGCGCGGCTTTTTCTATTATCAATAGTAGGTTAACCCGTACTTACTCCCCTATTAACATTACCTGCTACGAAATGGTGGGCGCCTGTATAGGAACTGCTTTGTTTATGCCTTTTTACCAGCTTTTCCTGAGTCCGGATAATACCTTGCACTTTGTTTTAACCACCATGGATTGGGTTTACCTACTCACTTTAGCTTTGGTGTGTACGGTTTATCCGTTTACCGGCTCGGTGCGTCTCATGCAACGAATCCCTATCTTTAACATGAACCTGAGCATTAATCTGGAACCCGTCTACGGAATTGTATTTGCCTACTTTATTTTCGGCGAAAGCGAGCACATGTCTACTGGTTTTTACCTGGGGGCATTAATTATTTTGTTCAGCGTGTTTATTCACCCATTTCTGGATCGCCGTTACGAAAGTCGGCAATTACAAAGCACCTTGCCAAACGGCATAGGTGGTGTGGGGCACGAGTAA
- a CDS encoding LptF/LptG family permease gives MKLLDKYILQKYLSTFVFVVLILVVIICVIDFTEKNDDFLETNPPFKSIIFDYYLNLIPFYSNMLSPITVFIATVFVTAKLAGRTEIVAILSSGVSFRRMLVPYVMGASIIGACTFALIGWVIPNSNKTRVAFEVKYIKKPYTFEGRNIHFKLNPESYAYIESYNNTANIGYKFTLETIKGNELLAKLTSDAITWDEKKNKWHLDNYVLRKFEGDKEITRQYGPLDTTLNLLPKDFASTYRLAETLTLPELNKFIQQKKMRGADDTEIYLIEKYERFSYPFAIIILTVIGVILSSRKRRGGIGLQVALGFTLAFIFIIFVILSRSLAQVGDVSPFLASWIPSIIFTGIGIILYKTVPR, from the coding sequence GTGGTATTAATTCTGGTGGTAATTATTTGCGTAATCGATTTTACGGAGAAAAACGACGATTTTCTGGAAACCAATCCGCCGTTTAAGTCCATTATTTTCGATTATTATTTGAATCTGATTCCTTTTTACTCTAACATGCTAAGCCCGATTACGGTATTTATTGCTACCGTTTTTGTAACGGCTAAGTTGGCCGGGCGCACCGAAATTGTGGCTATTCTGAGTAGCGGCGTTAGTTTCCGGCGGATGCTGGTGCCCTATGTGATGGGAGCCAGCATTATTGGCGCCTGTACCTTTGCCCTGATTGGCTGGGTTATTCCGAACTCCAATAAAACACGGGTAGCTTTTGAGGTAAAATACATTAAAAAGCCTTACACTTTTGAAGGCCGTAACATTCACTTTAAACTTAACCCCGAATCGTACGCCTACATCGAAAGCTACAACAACACCGCTAATATTGGCTATAAATTTACTTTAGAAACCATTAAAGGCAATGAGCTGCTAGCTAAACTAACCTCCGATGCGATTACCTGGGACGAAAAGAAAAACAAGTGGCACCTGGATAATTACGTACTCCGGAAATTTGAGGGCGACAAAGAAATTACCCGGCAATACGGCCCTTTGGATACTACTTTAAACCTGCTACCTAAAGATTTTGCCAGTACCTACCGGCTCGCCGAAACGCTCACCCTTCCGGAACTGAACAAGTTTATCCAACAGAAAAAAATGCGTGGTGCCGACGATACCGAAATCTACCTGATTGAAAAGTACGAACGCTTTAGTTATCCTTTTGCTATTATTATTTTAACGGTAATTGGAGTAATCTTAAGTTCCCGGAAACGGCGGGGTGGTATTGGCTTGCAGGTAGCGCTCGGATTTACGCTGGCTTTTATTTTTATAATTTTTGTTATTCTAAGTCGCAGCTTGGCGCAAGTCGGTGATGTGAGTCCTTTTCTGGCCTCCTGGATTCCTTCTATTATTTTTACCGGCATTGGTATTATCCTGTACAAAACGGTACCACGTTGA